A stretch of Paenibacillus mucilaginosus 3016 DNA encodes these proteins:
- a CDS encoding GerAB/ArcD/ProY family transporter produces MNKTVISVSQFQLLVILYTVGTTILIIPAGLAAEAKQDAWLAAAAGVAVGLPVVWLHSLVGRRLQGRDFPSYCGDVLGRWAGAAVTAFLVLFFFLSSATLLSYVGNFLTTQILVETPIEFIHLLFGAIVVMAMRLGLETIARTAEIFFPWFVGLFGALVLLLLPQVELDHVRPVFETEVKALLRAGLTLAATSAMPLISFFLVFSSVQRPERIRGAMVSANLAGGLFIIIISFVSIAVLGADLTERLMYPSYALAKKVSVGKFIQRVEIIIAALWFISIFFKLTLYFHGCLVSLAKLAKLDSYRPLTLPMGMLLVIYGQVVYPNVHYMLEWDKKVWVPMMIVLGIFLPLGLLAVDLLRSRRKGAG; encoded by the coding sequence ATGAACAAGACGGTAATCAGTGTCTCCCAGTTTCAGCTGCTGGTGATTCTTTATACGGTCGGAACGACGATCCTTATCATTCCTGCAGGGCTGGCGGCCGAGGCGAAGCAGGACGCGTGGCTGGCGGCCGCAGCCGGGGTGGCTGTCGGCCTGCCGGTCGTGTGGCTCCACTCCCTAGTGGGCCGCAGGCTCCAGGGGAGGGATTTTCCCTCCTACTGCGGGGATGTGCTCGGCAGGTGGGCCGGGGCCGCGGTCACCGCGTTTCTTGTCTTGTTTTTCTTCCTTTCCTCGGCGACCCTGCTTTCTTATGTGGGCAACTTCCTGACGACGCAGATCCTGGTGGAAACCCCCATCGAATTCATTCATCTGCTGTTCGGCGCGATTGTCGTGATGGCTATGCGGCTCGGCCTCGAGACCATTGCAAGGACCGCAGAGATCTTCTTCCCGTGGTTCGTCGGGCTGTTCGGCGCGCTGGTCCTCCTGCTGCTGCCGCAGGTCGAGCTTGATCATGTGAGGCCGGTCTTCGAAACGGAAGTGAAGGCGCTGCTGCGTGCGGGTCTCACGCTGGCCGCTACGTCGGCCATGCCGCTGATCTCCTTCTTCCTGGTGTTCTCCTCCGTTCAGCGCCCGGAGCGCATACGGGGGGCCATGGTTTCCGCCAACCTGGCCGGCGGACTGTTCATCATCATCATCTCCTTCGTCAGCATCGCCGTTCTCGGAGCCGATCTGACGGAGCGGCTGATGTATCCGAGCTATGCCCTAGCCAAAAAAGTCAGTGTGGGCAAGTTCATCCAACGGGTCGAGATTATCATCGCGGCGTTATGGTTCATCTCGATTTTTTTCAAGCTGACCCTGTATTTCCACGGGTGTCTCGTCTCCCTTGCCAAGCTGGCGAAGCTGGACAGCTACCGCCCCTTAACCCTGCCGATGGGCATGCTGCTCGTGATCTACGGCCAAGTCGTATACCCCAATGTGCACTACATGCTCGAATGGGACAAGAAAGTATGGGTTCCGATGATGATCGTGCTCGGCATCTTCCTGCCGCTGGGGCTCCTTGCGGTGGACCTGCTGCGCAGCAGGCGGAAAGGCGCGGGCTGA
- a CDS encoding Ger(x)C family spore germination protein, translating into MRRRLLLGCVLVLSLLSLTGCWNRRELNELTVVVALGIDKAKDGYIVSAQLVNAQEIAAKGGSGYATPITVYQGKGATVFEALRRMTTEINRRLYLSHIRVVVLGEELARQGIGDALDFLSRDHELRTDFYMLVARGSSAEKVLSALAPLEKIPANKMFSALQVMKENWAGVMEITLDELLADMLSEGIDPVATGIRLTGKSEAAGNKSNVQKSKPDAVIQYDGMAVFREDRLIGWLNEEESTGFNYVMRSLESTIVSLACPEGGGKVGMELQRVQSSIHARVQEGAPAIGIHVKAEANIGDVECPMKVMELQNVPPLEEKLEEAIRSSVQAAVTKSKTRLKTDIFGFGRAVHRDQPKLWKQIKSSWDERVPGIPVEIQVDAKIRRVGTVTDPVNPRKE; encoded by the coding sequence ATGAGGCGCCGCTTGCTGCTGGGTTGTGTCCTGGTGCTCTCCCTGCTCAGCTTAACCGGCTGCTGGAACCGCAGGGAGCTCAACGAACTGACGGTCGTGGTAGCCTTGGGAATCGACAAGGCGAAGGACGGCTACATCGTCAGCGCACAGCTGGTGAATGCCCAGGAGATCGCGGCGAAGGGCGGCTCGGGCTATGCCACGCCGATCACGGTGTACCAGGGAAAGGGGGCTACGGTGTTCGAAGCCCTGCGGCGGATGACGACAGAGATCAACCGGAGGCTGTACCTTTCCCACATCCGTGTCGTGGTGCTCGGCGAGGAGCTGGCGCGGCAGGGGATCGGGGATGCACTGGATTTTCTGTCGAGGGATCATGAGCTGCGGACGGATTTCTACATGCTGGTGGCGAGGGGCTCGAGTGCCGAAAAGGTGCTGAGCGCACTGGCGCCGCTGGAGAAGATTCCGGCCAACAAGATGTTCTCCGCGCTTCAGGTGATGAAGGAGAACTGGGCAGGTGTAATGGAGATCACACTGGATGAGCTGCTGGCCGATATGCTCAGCGAAGGGATTGATCCCGTGGCTACAGGTATTCGGCTGACCGGAAAATCCGAGGCTGCGGGGAACAAGTCGAATGTCCAGAAGAGCAAGCCGGATGCGGTTATCCAATACGACGGGATGGCGGTGTTCCGGGAGGATCGGCTGATCGGCTGGCTGAATGAGGAGGAAAGCACGGGCTTCAACTATGTCATGCGCAGCCTGGAAAGTACGATTGTGTCCCTGGCCTGTCCGGAAGGAGGTGGGAAGGTGGGCATGGAGCTGCAGCGCGTCCAGAGCAGCATACATGCCCGCGTGCAGGAGGGAGCTCCGGCCATCGGGATCCACGTTAAGGCGGAGGCGAATATCGGCGATGTGGAATGTCCGATGAAGGTGATGGAGCTGCAGAACGTCCCTCCGCTTGAAGAGAAGCTGGAGGAGGCCATCCGAAGCAGCGTGCAGGCCGCCGTGACGAAGTCCAAGACCAGGCTGAAGACCGACATCTTCGGCTTCGGGAGAGCCGTACACCGGGATCAGCCGAAGCTGTGGAAGCAGATCAAGAGCAGCTGGGACGAAAGGGTTCCGGGTATCCCGGTGGAAATTCAGGTCGATGCCAAAATCCGGAGAGTGGGTACCGTAACGGACCCCGTCAATCCGCGGAAGGAGTAA
- a CDS encoding GNAT family N-acetyltransferase, with product MLGERVLLRELQLKDAGTLLELEEANREFFPLFTGTRREDFYTLEGQRNRIGDHLRKKSRDEAYFFGIFDPSSGDLIGTITLMEVLRGALQSCFIGYMLDGAHNGQGRMSEAVRLMVAYAFGPLGLHRIEAGVMPHNAGSIRVLEKAGFVREGLARKNVNINGQWQDHLVFAALNPNGEGPN from the coding sequence CTGTTGGGAGAGCGAGTCCTCCTCAGGGAACTGCAGCTGAAGGATGCGGGGACCCTGCTGGAGCTTGAAGAGGCGAACCGGGAGTTCTTCCCGCTGTTCACGGGCACCCGCAGGGAGGACTTCTATACGCTGGAAGGGCAGCGGAACCGGATCGGAGACCATCTGCGGAAGAAGAGCAGGGATGAGGCGTACTTCTTCGGCATCTTCGATCCCTCTTCCGGTGATCTGATCGGCACGATCACTCTGATGGAGGTGCTGAGGGGAGCGCTGCAGAGCTGCTTCATCGGCTATATGCTCGACGGGGCGCACAACGGCCAGGGGCGGATGTCCGAAGCGGTGCGTCTGATGGTGGCGTATGCCTTCGGCCCCCTGGGGCTGCACCGGATTGAGGCAGGCGTCATGCCGCACAATGCCGGCTCGATCCGCGTGCTGGAGAAAGCCGGCTTCGTACGGGAGGGACTGGCGAGGAAGAATGTGAACATCAACGGGCAGTGGCAGGATCATCTGGTATTCGCCGCCCTGAACCCTAACGGAGAAGGACCGAACTGA